One window of Catonella massiliensis genomic DNA carries:
- the citF gene encoding citrate lyase subunit alpha has protein sequence MINAVGREIPQEVLSETGKKVFQGTYKYDRYEYKKTAVKSRARIGGNVSKIEGSIEEILKKCGVHDGMTISFHHHFREGDLVVMQVMNTIHKMGYKDIKICASSLDGAQDELVDMIEDGTVTRIETSGVRGQIGEAITDGKLKGIAILHSHGGRVRAIETGETKIDIAFIGAPSCDEYGNCRGVGGNSNCGVLSYAAIDAEYAEYVVALTDCIVPFPNFPADISMTQVDYVVKVDAVGDAEKIATGAAKPVTDMRKLMMAQSCADFIACTPYFKDGFSFQTGIGGAAIATAHYLADKMREYNIHMGFGAGGMSKPMCDLLEEGLVNCLLDTQNFDLPSIDSLISNPKHFSITTKEYADPFCKGAVVNKLDFVILGTLEADINFNCNVVVSSEGKLMGAQGGHPDTAAGAKCTIVITPLLQGRIPAVRNQVTTVTTPGETVDVIVTDYGIAINPKRTDLLEAVKDSHISLKTIEELRDIAYGMAGEPEPLEYEDRVVAVIESRDGTIMDVVRKRKDKTPN, from the coding sequence ATGATTAATGCGGTAGGACGAGAGATTCCGCAGGAAGTGTTATCAGAGACTGGTAAAAAAGTCTTTCAGGGTACATATAAGTATGATAGATATGAATATAAGAAAACCGCGGTAAAGTCAAGGGCACGTATTGGCGGAAACGTAAGTAAAATAGAAGGCAGTATTGAAGAAATACTAAAAAAATGTGGTGTCCATGACGGAATGACAATTAGCTTCCACCATCATTTCCGTGAAGGTGACCTTGTTGTTATGCAAGTAATGAATACTATTCACAAGATGGGATATAAGGATATTAAGATTTGTGCCAGTTCTCTTGACGGAGCACAGGATGAACTTGTGGATATGATTGAAGATGGGACTGTCACACGTATAGAAACCTCGGGAGTTAGAGGACAAATTGGAGAAGCAATCACTGACGGAAAATTAAAAGGTATAGCCATTTTGCATTCTCATGGTGGGAGAGTGAGAGCCATTGAGACAGGTGAAACCAAAATTGATATCGCATTTATAGGAGCGCCAAGCTGTGATGAATACGGTAATTGTCGTGGAGTAGGTGGCAACAGTAATTGTGGAGTGCTTTCCTATGCTGCCATAGATGCAGAATATGCAGAATATGTAGTTGCTTTGACAGATTGTATTGTACCATTTCCAAATTTTCCTGCTGATATTAGCATGACACAGGTAGATTATGTGGTCAAGGTTGATGCAGTCGGTGACGCAGAAAAAATAGCAACAGGTGCAGCCAAGCCTGTGACAGATATGAGAAAATTAATGATGGCACAAAGCTGTGCTGATTTTATAGCTTGTACACCTTATTTTAAAGATGGTTTTTCATTTCAAACGGGAATTGGTGGTGCTGCCATTGCAACTGCACATTACTTGGCAGATAAAATGCGTGAATACAACATTCATATGGGTTTTGGTGCCGGAGGGATGTCAAAACCAATGTGCGATTTGTTAGAAGAAGGTCTGGTAAATTGCCTCCTTGACACTCAGAATTTTGATTTGCCCTCTATTGATAGTTTGATTTCTAACCCAAAGCATTTTTCCATTACGACCAAGGAATATGCAGATCCGTTTTGTAAAGGGGCTGTTGTCAACAAACTGGACTTTGTAATTTTAGGAACTTTAGAGGCAGATATAAATTTCAACTGTAATGTAGTTGTGAGCTCAGAAGGAAAGCTGATGGGAGCGCAGGGAGGACATCCGGATACAGCTGCTGGGGCAAAGTGTACTATTGTCATTACACCTCTTTTGCAGGGAAGAATTCCAGCTGTGCGTAACCAGGTAACTACTGTCACAACGCCAGGTGAAACGGTTGATGTTATTGTAACTGACTATGGAATTGCAATTAATCCGAAACGTACCGATCTTCTTGAAGCGGTGAAAGATTCACACATTTCGCTGAAAACTATTGAAGAATTGAGAGATATTGCGTATGGAATGGCAGGAGAACCAGAACCGTTGGAATACGAGGATAGAGTAGTGGCGGTAATCGAATCAAGAGACGGAACTATCATGGATGTCGTTCGAAAGAGAAAAGATAAAACACCGAATTAA
- a CDS encoding type II toxin-antitoxin system Phd/YefM family antitoxin: MTIDTNTMVSISEANQNFSKVARLVDEKGSAVILKNNVPRYLVIDFSKANADIVASDDDVLSISKKLIAQNKEAYEVLAK; encoded by the coding sequence ATGACTATAGATACAAATACAATGGTGTCAATTTCTGAAGCAAATCAGAATTTTTCTAAGGTAGCAAGACTGGTAGATGAGAAAGGTTCGGCTGTAATCTTAAAAAATAATGTTCCAAGATATCTTGTTATCGATTTTAGTAAGGCTAATGCGGATATTGTCGCATCTGATGATGATGTGCTTAGTATCTCAAAGAAACTGATAGCTCAAAACAAAGAAGCGTATGAGGTACTTGCTAAATGA
- a CDS encoding type II toxin-antitoxin system death-on-curing family toxin codes for MIRLSKEQILILHSHLIKETGGSDGVRDNNLLESAIETPFQSFGGIELYPSIQEKAVRLGYGLIKNHCMVDGNKRIGAHAMLVLLALNGIELSYTQKELYVVILDVAAGKQEYEDLLDWVRGHQN; via the coding sequence ATGATAAGATTAAGTAAAGAGCAAATTCTTATCTTACACTCTCATCTGATAAAAGAGACGGGAGGAAGTGATGGAGTTAGGGACAATAATCTTCTAGAATCAGCGATAGAGACTCCTTTTCAGTCTTTTGGAGGTATAGAGCTGTACCCATCAATTCAGGAGAAGGCGGTAAGATTAGGATATGGACTCATTAAAAACCATTGCATGGTTGATGGAAATAAAAGAATAGGAGCCCATGCTATGTTAGTGCTTCTTGCTCTAAATGGTATTGAGCTTTCGTATACGCAAAAAGAATTATATGTGGTGATTTTAGATGTGGCAGCAGGTAAGCAGGAATATGAAGACCTGCTTGATTGGGTTAGAGGACATCAAAACTAG
- a CDS encoding DNA alkylation repair protein, protein MEEYIVGLEKEFSLIENGFKEEEKRALTDYNSNDNEYIKKLAFLAYKSDTYQVRMYGVFLFGYLSEQDDILAYMRDEVSKDDNWRVQEVLAKAFDEFCKKIGYEKALPTIDEWLKNNNPNTRRAVTEGLRIWTSRPYFKENPNEAIERIANLKEDASEYVRKSVGNALRDISKKFPELIKLELDSWKLESKEIKQVYKLASKLMVSPRHLCLLR, encoded by the coding sequence TTGGAAGAATATATTGTGGGTTTAGAAAAAGAATTTTCTTTGATAGAAAATGGCTTCAAAGAAGAAGAGAAAAGAGCCTTAACCGATTATAATTCTAATGATAATGAATATATCAAGAAGTTGGCATTTTTAGCTTATAAGTCTGACACATATCAAGTAAGGATGTATGGTGTATTTCTTTTTGGATATTTATCAGAACAAGATGATATTTTAGCATATATGAGAGACGAAGTTTCCAAAGATGACAATTGGAGAGTTCAGGAAGTATTGGCAAAGGCATTTGATGAATTTTGCAAGAAAATAGGATATGAAAAAGCACTTCCAACAATTGATGAATGGTTAAAAAACAATAATCCAAATACAAGGAGAGCAGTTACAGAAGGACTAAGAATATGGACGAGCAGACCATATTTCAAGGAAAATCCGAATGAAGCTATAGAAAGAATTGCAAACTTAAAAGAAGATGCAAGCGAATATGTTAGGAAATCAGTTGGAAATGCTTTAAGGGATATTAGTAAGAAATTTCCAGAGTTGATTAAACTTGAGCTTGATAGCTGGAAATTAGAAAGTAAAGAGATAAAACAGGTTTACAAGTTGGCAAGTAAACTGATGGTATCTCCACGCCATTTATGCCTTTTAAGATGA
- a CDS encoding RNA-binding domain-containing protein produces the protein MNIGVETEKIEFKKTTGELREGITSLASMLNKNGYGVLYFGVKDNGEVVGQQIGDRTLREISQSIANFIKPQVIPTIEHELVDDKNVIKIEVRGSEKPYSAYGRYYMRSADEDRELSPTALKELMDRQSSSDILTLIPSPVQALTFNKLKIAYVTAGLTVEQATFEDNTGLKNGDGKYNMMAFLLADENDISIKVVTFAGKDKMDLIKRNEYGGTSLVTAIDKVLDYMESINETKVTMGNHRRTEEKLFDMPSFKEAWQNACIHTKWDKGNPPAVYIFSDRIEIISTGGLPVDLNKEEFYKGISKPVNSKLQKIFGQLGYVEQTGHGVPIIINNYGKQAFDIMDNYINVTIPFNYEKKSIIGIDVDNEISINEAEQRVINYISKNSSITIRELVAISGYSDGYIRKMLKSLKEKNVIERRGGNKAGKWIIIMQNRGETL, from the coding sequence ATGAATATAGGAGTAGAGACAGAAAAAATAGAATTTAAGAAAACGACTGGTGAACTCAGAGAAGGAATAACTTCATTGGCTTCTATGCTCAATAAGAACGGCTATGGAGTTTTGTATTTTGGAGTTAAGGACAATGGGGAGGTTGTTGGTCAGCAAATTGGAGACAGAACACTTAGAGAAATATCCCAGTCAATAGCAAATTTTATTAAGCCACAGGTTATACCAACCATAGAACATGAATTAGTTGATGACAAAAACGTAATAAAAATCGAAGTGCGTGGTTCAGAAAAACCATACTCGGCATACGGACGTTACTATATGCGATCTGCAGATGAAGATAGAGAATTAAGCCCAACTGCACTGAAAGAGTTGATGGACAGGCAATCCTCATCAGATATTTTGACGTTGATTCCGTCACCGGTACAGGCGCTTACATTTAATAAACTTAAAATTGCATATGTAACAGCTGGTCTGACAGTTGAACAGGCAACCTTTGAAGATAATACAGGGCTGAAGAATGGAGACGGAAAATATAACATGATGGCATTCTTACTTGCTGACGAAAATGATATTTCGATAAAAGTTGTTACATTTGCGGGAAAAGATAAAATGGATCTTATAAAGAGAAATGAGTATGGAGGAACATCCCTTGTTACAGCAATAGACAAAGTGTTGGATTATATGGAATCTATTAATGAAACTAAGGTTACGATGGGAAATCATAGGCGGACAGAAGAAAAATTATTTGACATGCCCAGCTTTAAAGAGGCCTGGCAAAATGCCTGTATTCATACTAAATGGGACAAAGGGAATCCACCGGCAGTTTATATTTTTTCTGACAGAATAGAAATAATATCTACGGGAGGACTACCGGTAGATTTGAATAAGGAGGAGTTTTACAAAGGGATAAGTAAACCGGTGAATTCCAAACTTCAAAAGATATTTGGGCAATTAGGGTATGTGGAACAAACCGGACATGGCGTACCTATCATAATCAATAATTATGGAAAACAGGCTTTTGATATCATGGATAATTATATTAATGTCACTATTCCTTTTAACTATGAAAAAAAGAGTATTATAGGAATAGATGTTGATAATGAAATCAGTATTAATGAGGCGGAACAACGTGTTATCAATTATATAAGCAAAAATTCCAGTATTACGATAAGAGAATTGGTTGCGATAAGTGGATACTCTGATGGATACATTAGAAAAATGCTTAAATCATTAAAAGAAAAGAATGTCATAGAACGTAGGGGTGGCAATAAAGCTGGTAAGTGGATTATTATAATGCAAAATCGGGGTGAGACTTTGTAA
- a CDS encoding pyridoxamine 5'-phosphate oxidase family protein, producing MNVKTEFLKIMAEQTEIALATSVDNIPNVRIVNFYFEPAENILYFSSFEGNDKIKEINSNPYVAFTTIPHSGNEHVKAKGMVKKSSKTIFDVAERFIAKIPAYKDTIEYAGESLILFEVRFDTAIVTKDLNTIKTLEL from the coding sequence ATGAACGTAAAAACAGAATTTTTAAAAATCATGGCAGAACAAACAGAAATAGCCTTAGCAACATCTGTAGATAATATTCCTAATGTGAGAATAGTAAATTTTTATTTTGAGCCAGCTGAAAATATACTTTACTTCTCTTCTTTTGAAGGAAACGATAAAATCAAGGAAATTAATTCAAATCCTTATGTGGCATTTACTACAATTCCTCACTCAGGAAATGAACATGTAAAAGCTAAGGGGATGGTCAAAAAAAGTTCTAAAACAATTTTTGATGTTGCAGAGCGATTTATTGCTAAAATTCCAGCCTACAAAGATACTATTGAATATGCAGGGGAATCCTTGATATTATTTGAAGTAAGATTTGATACAGCTATAGTTACAAAGGATTTAAACACAATTAAAACATTAGAGCTATAA
- a CDS encoding pyridoxal phosphate-dependent aminotransferase has product MVSDKMKGLLAGSSVIRAMFEDGKRLAKEYGSENVYDFSLGNPFSYPPEKLKTVIKSLVDDLNPTFLHGYMNNSGYEAVREKIASSLNKRFGTDFSFMNIIMTVGAAGGLNVAFKTLLNPGDEVITFSPYFSEYRHYADNFGGKLVALKPNTGGGFRPDAEELKKAITTNTKAVIINSPNNPTGVVYSEEDIRNIVNVLREKSAEIGHAIFLISDEPYRELVYGGVTVPYLTKYYENTMVCYSYSKSLSLPGERIGYLVIPTEIEDFSDMVSATNTATRILGFVNAPSLMQLAIAECLDECADISVYEENRNKLMKMFDEIGFSYIKPEGAFYLFMKTPEDDKAFAEQAKKERILLVPGSAFGCPGYARIAYCVDTKVIERSYEGFRRLAERYRD; this is encoded by the coding sequence ATGGTTTCAGATAAGATGAAAGGTTTACTCGCAGGAAGCTCTGTTATCAGGGCTATGTTTGAAGATGGCAAAAGACTGGCTAAGGAGTATGGAAGTGAAAATGTATATGACTTCAGCCTTGGCAACCCCTTCTCCTACCCTCCTGAAAAACTAAAGACCGTAATCAAGTCCTTAGTGGATGATCTGAATCCTACCTTTCTTCACGGATATATGAATAATTCAGGATATGAGGCTGTCCGTGAAAAGATAGCCTCCTCACTTAATAAGAGGTTTGGAACGGACTTTTCATTTATGAATATAATAATGACTGTAGGCGCCGCGGGAGGTCTCAACGTGGCTTTTAAGACCTTATTAAACCCTGGCGATGAGGTCATTACCTTTTCGCCCTATTTTAGTGAATACAGGCATTACGCTGATAACTTTGGCGGAAAGCTTGTAGCCCTTAAGCCAAATACAGGAGGTGGCTTTAGGCCCGATGCAGAGGAACTAAAAAAGGCTATCACCACCAATACCAAGGCTGTAATAATAAATTCTCCTAACAATCCTACAGGTGTAGTATATTCTGAGGAGGATATTAGAAACATAGTGAATGTACTTAGAGAAAAGAGCGCAGAAATAGGACATGCTATCTTTCTTATCTCCGATGAGCCTTACAGGGAGCTGGTCTACGGCGGTGTAACTGTGCCTTATCTTACTAAATACTATGAAAACACCATGGTCTGCTACTCTTACAGCAAGTCCCTCTCCCTCCCCGGCGAGCGTATAGGCTACCTCGTCATCCCTACTGAGATTGAAGATTTTTCTGACATGGTCTCTGCCACGAATACTGCCACAAGAATACTCGGCTTTGTAAATGCTCCGTCCCTTATGCAGCTTGCTATAGCAGAGTGTCTGGATGAATGTGCTGATATAAGTGTGTATGAAGAAAACAGGAATAAACTTATGAAGATGTTTGACGAAATCGGCTTTTCCTACATAAAGCCTGAGGGTGCTTTTTATCTTTTTATGAAAACGCCTGAGGATGATAAGGCCTTCGCTGAGCAGGCTAAGAAGGAAAGAATCCTCTTAGTTCCGGGATCTGCCTTTGGCTGCCCGGGATATGCAAGGATAGCTTATTGTGTGGATACTAAGGTGATAGAGAGGTCTTATGAGGGGTTTAGGAGGCTTGCTGAGAGATATAGGGATTAG